The following proteins come from a genomic window of Paenibacillus swuensis:
- a CDS encoding DegT/DnrJ/EryC1/StrS family aminotransferase, whose protein sequence is MHENRIYLSAPHMSGYEEAFVQKAFATNWISTVGPQLNAFEQAVAEYAGAAGAVALNSGTSAIHLALRLADVQAGDTVFCSSLTFVASANPIVQLGATPVFIDSDPESWNMSIVALEEALYDAYRAGVLPKAVVVVNLYGQSADYDPILELCNRYGVSVIEDAAESLGAHYKGKASGTLGRYGIYSFNGNKIITTSGGGMLVSDRLEDLEKARFWATQAREQCLHYEHKESGYNYRMSNVLAGVGQGQLKVLDDRVARKREIFESYRQALGKLDGFIFMPECSYGRSTRWLTTLTIDPEACGLTALDFVHALAELHIESRPVWKPLHAQPLFEGCRYYRHGQTGTSDRLYHTGLCLPSGTGMTDADMERVIESMKTIYKRRRSEIKSGR, encoded by the coding sequence ATGCATGAGAACCGGATTTACTTATCGGCTCCCCATATGAGCGGATATGAAGAGGCGTTCGTGCAAAAGGCATTTGCTACGAATTGGATCTCTACGGTCGGTCCACAGTTAAACGCGTTTGAACAAGCGGTTGCGGAGTATGCAGGTGCCGCGGGGGCCGTTGCTTTAAACTCAGGCACATCGGCTATACATCTGGCGCTAAGGTTAGCGGACGTACAAGCCGGGGATACCGTGTTCTGTTCCAGTCTTACGTTTGTCGCAAGCGCCAATCCTATTGTTCAATTAGGCGCAACTCCCGTCTTTATCGACTCCGATCCGGAATCGTGGAATATGTCCATAGTTGCGCTTGAGGAAGCGTTATATGATGCGTACCGAGCAGGCGTCTTGCCTAAAGCGGTGGTAGTGGTGAACCTATATGGGCAGAGTGCGGATTATGATCCCATTCTGGAGCTTTGTAACCGGTACGGAGTTTCTGTTATTGAAGATGCGGCTGAGTCTCTGGGCGCTCACTACAAAGGAAAAGCCAGCGGTACCTTGGGGCGATACGGCATCTATTCCTTCAACGGCAATAAGATTATAACCACCTCAGGCGGAGGCATGCTGGTATCGGATCGCTTGGAGGACCTGGAGAAAGCCCGGTTCTGGGCTACACAAGCCAGAGAGCAATGTCTTCATTATGAGCACAAGGAATCAGGTTACAATTACAGAATGAGCAATGTGTTGGCGGGGGTAGGTCAAGGTCAACTGAAAGTGCTGGATGATCGTGTCGCGCGCAAAAGGGAGATTTTCGAGTCTTACCGACAAGCCTTGGGCAAGTTGGACGGCTTCATATTTATGCCCGAATGTTCCTATGGGCGGAGCACCCGCTGGCTGACTACGCTGACCATCGATCCCGAAGCATGCGGATTAACCGCGCTTGATTTCGTTCATGCGCTGGCTGAACTCCATATTGAGTCCAGACCTGTTTGGAAACCGCTTCATGCGCAACCTTTATTCGAAGGATGCCGCTATTACCGTCATGGACAGACCGGAACATCGGATCGGCTTTATCACACAGGCTTGTGCCTCCCTTCCGGGACGGGGATGACCGATGCGGATATGGAGCGGGTTATCGAAAGCATGAAGACCATATATAAGAGGCGGAGAAGCGAGATTAAGAGCGGTCGTTAA
- a CDS encoding acetyltransferase — protein sequence MKPLIIIGAGGQARETAQWVEDVNQTLQEPWALLGFADDHAANEHMNILGNVDEVCANVDENVYFICAIGNSAVRQNLVERMESIRPACKFATIIHPSAVVAGSAKIGSGCLVAPHTVISTDVRLDRHVLINYGSTIGHDSLIHDYASIMPGTSVSGQVTVEALAELGAGSVILPGLTVHEGAVIGAGAVVTTPIPAHSIAVGVPAKVIKTRQENGRKADA from the coding sequence ATGAAACCATTGATTATAATAGGTGCAGGAGGACAAGCGAGGGAGACGGCTCAATGGGTTGAAGATGTAAACCAAACCCTTCAAGAACCATGGGCGTTGTTAGGATTCGCTGACGATCATGCCGCAAATGAACATATGAACATATTGGGAAACGTGGATGAAGTCTGTGCCAACGTGGATGAGAACGTGTATTTCATCTGTGCCATCGGCAATTCGGCGGTTCGTCAGAATCTGGTAGAGCGCATGGAATCCATACGGCCCGCATGCAAGTTTGCGACGATTATCCATCCCAGTGCGGTCGTAGCGGGCTCCGCTAAGATTGGCTCCGGATGCTTGGTCGCCCCGCATACGGTCATCAGTACAGATGTCCGACTGGACCGGCATGTGCTGATTAATTACGGAAGCACCATCGGACATGACAGCCTTATTCATGATTATGCTTCGATCATGCCGGGAACCTCGGTTTCCGGTCAGGTCACAGTAGAGGCGTTAGCGGAGCTTGGTGCAGGCTCCGTCATTCTTCCGGGACTGACCGTCCATGAGGGGGCTGTCATCGGAGCGGGAGCTGTCGTGACCACACCCATCCCGGCTCATTCCATAGCTGTCGGGGTACCGGCCAAGGTCATCAAGACTCGGCAAGAGAATGGGAGGAAAGCGGATGCATGA
- a CDS encoding sugar transferase, which translates to MKRIIDLSVALVILLLAMPLMVFVALLIRYRLGSPVLYKQQRPGRYGKPFGLYKFRSMSDNKDASGILLPDELRLTSFGKFIRSTSIDELPQFINILKGDLSLVGPRPLLMEYLSLYTKEQHRRHDVKPGITGWAQINGRNGLTWETKFEHDLWYVDHHSLKLDFYIMLRTINIVVRRENVANETHVTMPKFTGNANRLERDL; encoded by the coding sequence ATGAAACGGATAATAGACTTGAGTGTAGCGCTTGTGATTCTGTTGTTGGCCATGCCGTTAATGGTGTTTGTAGCTCTGTTGATTCGTTATCGCTTAGGTTCGCCGGTGCTGTATAAACAACAACGCCCCGGCAGGTACGGAAAACCGTTCGGGCTTTACAAGTTTCGCTCGATGAGCGACAACAAGGATGCTTCGGGCATACTGCTTCCCGATGAGCTCCGTCTGACTTCGTTCGGGAAATTTATACGGTCTACCAGTATCGATGAATTGCCGCAATTTATAAATATTCTTAAAGGGGACTTAAGTCTGGTAGGACCCCGCCCCCTTCTTATGGAATACTTAAGTTTATACACCAAGGAGCAGCACCGGAGACATGATGTGAAGCCAGGCATTACAGGCTGGGCACAAATTAACGGAAGGAACGGGCTGACGTGGGAAACGAAGTTTGAACACGACCTTTGGTATGTGGATCATCACTCCTTGAAGCTTGATTTCTATATTATGTTGCGAACGATAAACATTGTGGTAAGAAGAGAGAATGTGGCTAACGAAACCCATGTAACCATGCCCAAATTTACAGGGAATGCAAACAGGCTGGAGCGTGACCTATGA
- a CDS encoding glycosyltransferase family 4 protein encodes MRKAKILQVCAIDVSTDALLKPMVLKSMEAGFKVHNACNDTGKFAALRQEGLEMREIPFERKIFSLLNIKATYQLYKLIRKERYEVVHVHTPVAAVLGRIASKLAGVRHILYTAHGFYFHEGMSKSTYTFFFQLEKWMARFCTNWLLLQSEEDYELCKRSRFMREERIIHLSNGVDLFGKFNRALVDPEAQKELRAELRIEPGDIVITFIGRLVREKGIFEITEAFKRLYEHNPRVKLILIGELFKGEPDQESIHLLREQMEHPGIMPVGYRKDIVEIMSVSDIFTLPSYREGLPRSIIEAMAMELPVVATNIRGCREEVFNGMNGYLVEARNADALYEKLHLLTEDKDMRIRYGKKGREIAVERFNEQEVIRKQLSLFNSLTKESS; translated from the coding sequence ATGCGAAAAGCGAAGATACTACAAGTTTGTGCGATTGATGTTTCTACAGATGCTTTACTGAAGCCGATGGTCTTGAAATCGATGGAAGCCGGATTTAAGGTACACAACGCTTGTAACGACACCGGGAAGTTTGCCGCTCTGCGCCAGGAAGGCTTGGAAATGCGCGAAATCCCTTTTGAAAGGAAAATATTCTCGCTCCTTAATATCAAAGCAACCTACCAACTCTACAAACTCATTCGCAAAGAGCGTTATGAAGTGGTACACGTACATACACCAGTGGCTGCCGTATTGGGGAGGATCGCATCCAAACTTGCCGGCGTACGTCATATTCTATATACAGCCCACGGCTTTTATTTTCATGAGGGGATGTCCAAATCCACCTACACCTTCTTCTTTCAACTGGAGAAATGGATGGCGAGATTCTGCACCAACTGGCTTCTGTTGCAAAGCGAAGAGGATTATGAGTTATGCAAGAGAAGCCGTTTCATGCGTGAAGAACGAATCATTCATCTTAGTAACGGGGTAGATCTGTTTGGCAAATTTAATAGAGCTTTGGTCGATCCGGAGGCACAGAAGGAACTTCGCGCCGAGCTGCGAATTGAACCGGGCGATATCGTCATTACATTCATAGGCAGACTTGTGCGTGAAAAAGGTATCTTTGAAATCACCGAGGCATTCAAAAGACTCTACGAGCATAATCCGAGAGTGAAGCTGATTCTGATCGGGGAATTATTTAAGGGCGAGCCCGATCAGGAAAGCATCCATTTGTTAAGGGAGCAAATGGAGCATCCCGGGATTATGCCGGTCGGTTACCGGAAGGATATTGTTGAAATCATGTCGGTATCGGACATCTTTACATTACCCTCCTATCGCGAAGGGCTGCCGCGTTCGATTATTGAAGCCATGGCTATGGAACTCCCCGTGGTGGCGACAAACATCCGGGGCTGCCGGGAAGAAGTATTCAACGGGATGAATGGATACTTGGTGGAGGCGCGAAACGCGGATGCCTTATATGAAAAGCTGCACCTGCTGACTGAAGACAAGGATATGCGGATCAGATATGGGAAGAAGGGACGGGAAATCGCTGTGGAACGATTCAATGAACAGGAAGTGATTCGCAAGCAGTTGTCTCTGTTCAACTCTCTGACCAAAGAGTCTTCATAG
- a CDS encoding NAD-dependent epimerase, protein MSKIMFVTGCAGFIGYHLSLRLLKDGHHVIGIDNLNDYYDVNLKKARLNELFPFSDFTFMELSLEDREGLESVLADHPVHTVFHLAAQAGVRYSLENPRAYVDSNIVGFLNILEACRSHGLPHLIYASSSSVYGANEQLPFRVQDHVDHPVSLYAATKKANELMAHSYSHLYGLPTTGLRFFTVYGPWGRPDMAPFLFAKAIVTGETLKVFNHGNMRRDFTYIDDIIESMVRLLAKKPAPNPEDDGTHPGTSKAPYRIYNIGNHQPVRLMDFIETLERKLGKQANKEFLPMQNGDVTDTFADVEELIREIDFQPGTTLEDGIGKFVEWYKSYYTT, encoded by the coding sequence ATGAGCAAAATAATGTTCGTTACAGGATGTGCCGGATTTATCGGATATCATCTGTCCTTACGACTGTTGAAGGACGGTCATCATGTCATTGGTATTGATAACTTGAACGATTATTACGATGTGAATCTCAAGAAGGCCAGATTAAATGAATTATTCCCGTTTTCTGATTTTACATTTATGGAATTGTCCCTGGAGGATCGGGAAGGGTTGGAATCTGTTCTGGCCGATCATCCGGTCCATACCGTATTTCACCTTGCGGCCCAAGCCGGGGTCAGATACAGTCTGGAAAATCCGAGGGCGTATGTCGATTCGAATATAGTAGGGTTTCTGAACATTCTGGAAGCCTGCCGGTCGCATGGTTTACCCCATCTGATCTATGCTTCCTCCAGCTCCGTGTACGGCGCGAACGAACAATTGCCTTTCCGAGTGCAAGACCATGTGGATCATCCCGTGAGCCTGTACGCCGCGACGAAGAAAGCCAACGAGCTCATGGCGCACTCCTACAGCCATCTATACGGATTACCGACGACGGGACTGCGTTTCTTTACAGTCTACGGACCTTGGGGCAGGCCCGATATGGCGCCGTTCCTATTTGCTAAAGCGATCGTTACGGGGGAGACGCTAAAGGTATTTAACCATGGCAACATGCGCAGGGACTTTACTTATATTGATGACATCATTGAATCCATGGTACGTCTGTTGGCGAAGAAGCCTGCCCCCAACCCGGAGGACGACGGAACACATCCCGGCACAAGCAAGGCGCCTTATCGCATCTACAATATCGGGAACCATCAACCGGTCCGCCTCATGGATTTCATCGAAACGTTGGAACGCAAACTGGGCAAACAGGCGAACAAGGAGTTTCTTCCGATGCAAAATGGCGATGTAACCGATACGTTTGCCGATGTGGAAGAGCTTATCCGCGAAATCGATTTCCAGCCGGGAACAACACTCGAAGACGGGATCGGCAAATTCGTAGAATGGTACAAATCGTATTACACAACTTGA
- a CDS encoding glycosyltransferase family 4 protein, with product MEESSGNGEGTMEKLNVLFLTKYGEQAASSRYRTFQYLDDLKKNGIEATISPLMSNGYIHRLYAGQSVTLERMRGYFKRITMLLRSRSYDLIWIEKEALPWIPHPIEQMLLNGRTPYILDYDDAIFHNYDHHPKKWVRTLLSRKIPQLMKKAALVVAGNPYLAAFAEQSGGRSHILPTVINLDKYPVERKSSSETLTIGWIGSPSTTKYLYPYVDLLDKLCDRYGSKVRLVGAKPAIPLPDCFEVIPWSEETEISELIHMDIGIMPLENNPWEQGKCGFKLIQYMGCFLPVVASPVGVNKDIVSHGENGFLASSPDEWEHALRQLLQSGPMRHTMGILGRARVEQSYALTQTSASLLELIRNVAKEDCRASQ from the coding sequence GTGGAAGAGAGTTCCGGGAATGGCGAGGGGACAATGGAGAAGTTAAACGTACTGTTCCTGACAAAATATGGCGAACAAGCCGCCAGCAGCCGGTATCGGACCTTTCAGTATCTGGACGATCTCAAGAAGAACGGGATTGAAGCGACCATCAGCCCGCTGATGAGTAATGGGTATATTCATAGGCTATATGCCGGTCAATCCGTTACGCTGGAGCGTATGAGAGGTTACTTTAAGCGCATCACCATGTTGTTGCGGTCCCGTTCCTATGATCTGATATGGATTGAGAAAGAAGCGTTACCGTGGATTCCTCACCCCATTGAACAAATGTTACTGAACGGGCGTACGCCTTATATTTTGGACTATGATGATGCCATATTTCACAACTACGACCATCACCCCAAGAAGTGGGTCCGAACCTTGTTATCGCGTAAAATTCCGCAGCTCATGAAGAAGGCAGCGCTCGTGGTGGCGGGTAATCCTTATCTTGCGGCATTCGCCGAACAATCAGGCGGGCGCAGTCACATCCTACCTACGGTTATTAATCTGGATAAATATCCTGTGGAAAGGAAAAGTTCCTCGGAGACTCTGACCATAGGCTGGATTGGCAGTCCGTCCACAACGAAGTATCTCTATCCTTACGTGGATCTTTTGGACAAGTTGTGTGATCGGTATGGTTCCAAAGTGAGACTGGTCGGAGCTAAACCCGCCATACCTTTACCTGATTGTTTTGAGGTCATCCCTTGGTCGGAGGAAACGGAAATTTCCGAATTGATTCATATGGATATCGGCATCATGCCGCTGGAAAATAACCCGTGGGAACAAGGGAAATGCGGTTTTAAGCTGATACAGTATATGGGATGTTTCCTTCCTGTGGTGGCATCACCCGTTGGCGTGAACAAGGACATCGTAAGTCATGGGGAGAACGGTTTTCTGGCTTCATCCCCGGATGAGTGGGAACATGCATTAAGGCAATTGCTTCAGAGCGGCCCGATGCGTCATACTATGGGTATCCTTGGAAGAGCCAGGGTGGAGCAGAGCTACGCTTTAACGCAAACCTCGGCATCTCTCTTGGAACTGATAAGGAATGTCGCCAAAGAGGATTGCCGGGCAAGCCAATAA
- a CDS encoding glycosyltransferase family 2 protein has translation MGIDIVIVNWNAGAQIYDCIQSIFRHDAGRKQVQNVTVVDNHSTDDSLERLGSLPYRLQIVRNTVNAGFGAACNQGAASGSGDYLLFLNPDTILNADTLDKVTQFLDATTEPVGVVGVQLRNEQGKVSHTCARFPTFASMGVKILGLDKLLPGKFHHYLMTEWPHDTNRRVDHIMGAFYLVPRPLFHQLNGFDEQFFVYLEDVDFSKRVADAGYASYFLADANAYHKGGGTSEQVKATRLMYSLRSRIRYVFKHFAIGQAIFITVGTLVGEPLIRCFHALIKGSWTTVRETTEAYIRLWKRVPGMARGQWRS, from the coding sequence ATGGGCATTGACATTGTAATTGTGAATTGGAACGCAGGCGCTCAAATCTACGACTGTATCCAGTCGATCTTCCGGCATGATGCCGGCCGTAAACAAGTGCAGAACGTCACGGTCGTGGATAACCACTCCACCGATGACTCGCTGGAGCGTCTCGGTTCCCTTCCTTATCGGCTTCAGATCGTACGCAATACCGTTAACGCCGGGTTTGGCGCGGCATGTAATCAAGGCGCCGCTTCAGGAAGCGGCGACTACCTGTTGTTTCTGAATCCCGACACGATATTAAATGCGGATACGTTGGACAAGGTAACTCAATTCCTTGACGCAACAACGGAACCTGTCGGTGTGGTCGGTGTTCAATTGAGAAATGAGCAGGGGAAGGTTTCACATACCTGTGCCCGCTTTCCCACCTTCGCATCGATGGGGGTAAAGATTCTGGGTTTAGACAAGTTGCTTCCCGGCAAGTTTCATCATTACCTGATGACGGAATGGCCTCATGATACCAACAGACGCGTGGATCATATTATGGGGGCGTTCTATCTGGTGCCCAGACCGTTGTTTCATCAATTAAACGGATTTGACGAACAATTCTTTGTGTATCTGGAAGATGTGGATTTCTCCAAGCGCGTAGCGGATGCGGGCTATGCGAGTTACTTTCTGGCGGATGCGAACGCTTATCATAAAGGCGGGGGGACCTCGGAGCAGGTGAAGGCCACCCGGTTGATGTATTCGTTGCGGAGTCGGATTCGGTATGTATTTAAACATTTTGCCATAGGACAAGCCATCTTCATTACGGTCGGCACGTTAGTTGGGGAACCCCTCATTCGTTGCTTTCACGCATTGATTAAGGGATCATGGACCACGGTACGAGAAACGACGGAAGCTTATATCAGGCTGTGGAAGAGAGTTCCGGGAATGGCGAGGGGACAATGGAGAAGTTAA
- a CDS encoding O-antigen ligase family protein, with protein MKLAGSGALSSSRIISVKWLYIAGPFLGLLSVNLVTSVLWLAGVLLLLSLFYRETFTGVTLLLIPFFSIFKIYYSVGLSLNELMVIYAFIMLLWFEQDKQTSTSGNTFIIMLFVFSTSSLIFNANVDPSVMVKEWIKSIVYFMTFYIGLFYVTHEARLRKVILLLLVSAIVTAYNGVLQYVVGTSIAALQPWGPSFEYTIGKIRVYSTFDNPIYFGAYLIIMIGIAIGMLFYNPDRKLKWTLCLFLIGALPSLVFTYSRGAWIGLGISFITLIFFGTKPRVKWMGIGIVVLLAVAFPLLPDIFQNRLQQTTDFGDRSVIQRFYVYDTALQMIKENLFFGVGPGRFKYEYPAYMKSYASQDATTFTAENTFLELFVENGLIFFLTYISIWILFFYNTYYVFTRTASSLVKGYSFGSAIGMLGFLIDNMFAQMSSTPIVLTYWLLFGISYANKIRLDRDTALRPAKDRGYYGH; from the coding sequence ATGAAGCTAGCCGGGAGTGGGGCGCTGTCTTCTTCCAGGATCATCTCCGTGAAGTGGCTTTATATCGCCGGTCCGTTCCTGGGCTTGCTTTCGGTGAACCTGGTTACTTCGGTCTTGTGGCTTGCGGGTGTACTGTTGCTGTTATCCTTATTTTACCGGGAAACGTTTACGGGAGTTACGCTCTTGCTCATTCCGTTCTTTTCGATATTTAAAATTTATTACAGTGTAGGTCTGAGTCTCAATGAACTCATGGTCATCTATGCGTTTATCATGCTCCTCTGGTTTGAACAGGATAAACAGACTTCAACTTCAGGTAATACCTTCATTATCATGTTGTTTGTATTCTCCACGTCATCCCTGATCTTTAATGCGAATGTGGACCCTTCGGTCATGGTGAAAGAGTGGATCAAAAGTATTGTATATTTCATGACGTTTTACATCGGTCTGTTCTATGTAACTCATGAGGCTCGATTAAGGAAAGTCATTCTGCTATTGCTAGTTTCAGCCATCGTGACCGCGTATAACGGAGTTCTTCAGTATGTTGTGGGCACAAGTATAGCGGCATTGCAACCATGGGGACCGAGCTTTGAGTATACGATTGGCAAAATAAGAGTCTATTCAACCTTCGATAACCCGATTTACTTCGGAGCATATTTAATTATTATGATTGGTATTGCAATCGGTATGCTCTTCTACAACCCGGATCGTAAACTGAAATGGACATTGTGCCTGTTTTTGATTGGAGCTCTGCCTTCTCTTGTGTTCACCTACTCCAGAGGGGCGTGGATCGGCCTTGGGATCAGCTTTATTACCCTGATTTTCTTCGGTACTAAGCCACGGGTGAAATGGATGGGCATCGGCATTGTCGTGCTCCTTGCGGTTGCCTTCCCTTTACTTCCGGACATCTTCCAGAACAGGCTGCAGCAAACGACCGATTTCGGAGACCGCAGCGTCATTCAGCGTTTCTATGTATATGACACAGCGCTCCAGATGATTAAGGAGAACCTGTTCTTCGGCGTCGGTCCCGGCCGGTTTAAATATGAATACCCGGCTTATATGAAATCCTATGCAAGCCAAGATGCCACCACGTTTACCGCGGAGAACACGTTTCTTGAGCTGTTTGTGGAGAATGGCCTCATCTTCTTCCTGACTTATATTTCTATCTGGATCCTCTTCTTCTATAACACGTACTATGTATTTACCAGAACGGCATCTTCGCTCGTCAAAGGATACAGCTTCGGCAGCGCCATTGGCATGTTGGGGTTCCTGATCGACAACATGTTCGCTCAGATGTCCAGTACGCCCATTGTATTAACATATTGGTTGTTATTCGGCATCTCTTACGCTAACAAAATTAGGTTGGATCGCGACACGGCTTTACGACCGGCAAAGGACAGAGGATATTATGGGCATTGA
- a CDS encoding flippase, whose product MNEVNRPNNLSTQTITKNTIYNLLGIGLPVLVAIGSIPLLIERMGTERFGLLSLCWVIIGYFSIFDLGLGRALTRIIAEKRALNHKQDIAELASTTTTVILLLGFTGAAVLFLTAPWIANTVMRLPDALREEALHSMYILSVSIPVLTLSASLKGIMEAYERFDLVNAIRLPLGLITFLGPLFVVFTYSNRLVDVVGLLVAVRFGFLMVQYLLCRRLNAQMLNPSHIRFRRIREVLHFAGWMTVSNVLSPMMVYMDRLLMGGLTSIAAVAYYATPYEMVTKILMIPSALSSVLFPAFSGMKGHQADRIGPLYLRGVTAAMLAMFPVILTVVTFAHGIMEIWLNVEFADQSYRVMQILAMGVFLNGIANIPYALVQGLGRPDLTAKAHLAEIIGYLPICCMLILNFGAVGAAIAWLLRVGTDLMLLQGFVLRLAGPVEGIRSFYITLFILLGFFTLFMLELHSGVKVSLYILILMIYAVMVIPYVRKARRIPANEGATG is encoded by the coding sequence ATGAACGAAGTCAACCGACCGAATAACCTGAGTACCCAAACCATAACCAAAAACACGATATATAACTTGTTGGGCATTGGACTTCCGGTACTAGTCGCGATCGGCTCCATTCCGTTGTTGATAGAGAGGATGGGTACGGAGCGTTTTGGACTACTCAGCTTATGTTGGGTGATCATTGGGTATTTCAGTATCTTCGATCTGGGACTGGGCCGAGCGTTAACACGAATCATTGCCGAGAAGCGAGCCTTGAATCACAAGCAGGACATCGCCGAGTTAGCTTCTACAACGACAACGGTCATCCTGTTGCTCGGCTTTACGGGGGCCGCCGTGCTGTTTCTGACGGCTCCCTGGATTGCCAATACGGTCATGCGTTTACCCGATGCCCTAAGAGAAGAAGCGCTCCACAGTATGTATATCCTGTCAGTATCTATTCCGGTTCTAACACTGTCCGCTTCCCTCAAGGGGATCATGGAGGCGTATGAGCGGTTTGATCTCGTCAATGCCATCCGACTTCCGTTGGGGTTAATTACGTTCCTTGGACCGCTGTTCGTGGTGTTTACATACTCCAACCGCTTAGTTGACGTTGTCGGTCTGTTAGTAGCCGTCCGGTTTGGATTTCTTATGGTCCAATACCTGTTATGCCGACGATTGAATGCTCAGATGCTCAACCCTTCCCATATTCGGTTCAGACGGATCAGGGAAGTACTCCATTTTGCCGGGTGGATGACCGTTTCGAATGTGCTAAGCCCTATGATGGTTTACATGGACAGGTTGTTAATGGGCGGTTTAACCTCAATCGCTGCAGTGGCCTACTACGCCACACCCTATGAGATGGTAACCAAGATACTTATGATTCCAAGCGCGCTGTCCAGTGTACTGTTTCCGGCGTTTAGCGGCATGAAGGGCCATCAGGCGGACAGAATCGGCCCGTTGTATCTCAGAGGTGTGACGGCCGCGATGCTGGCTATGTTTCCGGTGATTTTGACTGTCGTCACTTTTGCCCATGGAATAATGGAGATCTGGCTCAATGTCGAGTTTGCGGATCAAAGTTACCGCGTGATGCAAATTCTGGCCATGGGCGTGTTCCTCAACGGGATCGCCAACATTCCTTACGCGCTTGTGCAGGGGCTAGGAAGGCCTGATCTGACAGCCAAGGCGCATTTGGCGGAGATTATCGGCTATCTTCCGATCTGCTGTATGCTCATCCTAAACTTCGGGGCGGTTGGAGCAGCTATCGCATGGTTGCTGAGGGTAGGCACGGACTTGATGCTCCTGCAGGGCTTTGTGCTTAGATTGGCGGGACCTGTCGAGGGAATCCGCTCATTTTACATCACTCTGTTCATCCTACTGGGATTCTTCACTCTGTTCATGTTGGAGTTGCACAGCGGGGTGAAAGTCTCTCTCTACATACTGATTCTCATGATTTATGCTGTCATGGTTATTCCTTATGTTCGCAAGGCACGTAGAATTCCTGCGAACGAGGGGGCTACGGGATGA